The DNA region CCTCTCTTTCGAAGAGGCCCGGGCCGCCGGGGAGATCCTGGATGAAGGAATGCGGGCCTTTCCAGGGTTGTCGGGGGAATCGCCCTGTTTCTTGGAGGGCTCGGACGACTTGGTCGGAACGGCACGACGGTACCTGGACTTCCTCCTGGCCGGCGACCGCCGGGGGGCAGTGAGCCTGATTCTCGAAGCGGCGGAAGGGGGTGTTCCCATCCGGAACCTCTATCTCTCCGTCTTTCAGCCCGTTCAACGGGAAATCGGCCGCCTGTGGCAGACGGGAAAGATCACGGTAGCTCAGGAGCATTTCTGCACGGCGGCCACCCAGTTGGCCATGTCTCAGCTCTACCCGCGCCTGTTCACGGGGGAACGAAAGGGAAGGCGTCTCCTGGCCGCGTGTGTTTCGGGGGAGCTTCACGAGATCGGCCTTCGAATGGTGGCGGACTTTTTTGAAATGGAAGGATGGGATACCTACTTCATGGGGGCGAGCACTCCCGCCGAAGGCCTCATTCGAACCCTGGAGGAGCAAGACATCCACGTTCTCGCGATCTCGGCCACCATTACCCCGCACGTGGATCGGGTGAAAAACCTGGTGGAAAAGGTCCGGGCGCATCCATACGGCCGCAAGGTGCGGATCTTGGTGGGGGGGCATCCCTTCAACGAGGCGCCGGGTCTCTGGAGGAAATTGGGAGCCGACGGATCCGCAACCACCGCCTCAGGCGCCGTTCAGACGGCCCTTTCCCTCCTTTCCTGAGAACGCCATGAACTCGGGGCCTCAGGACGGGTGTGCCGCTTGGATTGGTGACCAGGAGGGCAGGGTTCTAGAGGTCCTCGACGCGGCCCTGTCTCTGGACGGAATCCGCCGCGGACGTTTATGGAACGAGGTCCTGGACCCGGAAAGCCGAACCAAAGGCGAGACCTTTTGGCGAGAGATGACAACGCATGGAGCCGCCTGGGGGTGGGAACTGAACGTCCCCCTTGCCTGCGGCCTTTCTCCCTTGTACTTTGCGGGCTGGAAGGCCGGGGAGGGCTACGTTCTGGTGGCGTCGCTCTCGCGCCGGGGGTTGGCACGCCGGGGCGAATCCCTCCTCGCCGAGGCGCCTCCGGAAGGGTACCTGGTGGCGCTGGCGCTGGCCGGGGAGGCCGTCCGGGAGACGGCGAGAGCGGCAGGCGACTCCTTCATCTATGACGACCTCACGCGCCTCAACAACGAACTCGCGGACCTGCAACGCGAAGTGGCGCGCAAGAACGCCGAACTCCTTCGTCTCAATGAGGAAAAGAACCGCTTCCTTGGAATGGCGGCCCATGACCTTCGAGGGCCCCTCTCCACCATCCTCGCCTACAGCCGATTTCTCCTGGAGGAGGACCCGCCACCTGAGGAGGAGGAGCGGCGCGCCTTTCTGAAAACCATCCAGGGGGTGAGCCGGCTCATGCTGGTCCTGGTCGAGGACCTCCTCGATGTGGCCAAGATCGAGGCCGGACGGCTCGACCTGAATTGCGAGCCCACGGACCTCGCTCTCCTCACGGCTGGATGCTGTGCCCAACAGAACGCCCTGTCCGCGGGAAAGGGAGTCCGCATTGAAGTGGAAGCGGGCCGGGGCTTGCCCCTCCTGGACCTCGATCGGCCCCGCTTCTCCCAGGTCCTGCACAATCTACTGTCCAACGCCGTCAAGTTCTCCCACCCGGGTTCCTTGGTGGTCGTCTCCCTGCAAAGAGAAGGAGATTTCGTGGTCCTGGCCGTGCGGGACCGGGGAGTGGGCATTCCGGTCCAGGACTTGGATCGCCTGTTTCGTCCCTTCGGCCGCACCGGCGCCAAGGCCCCCGGGGGGGAGAAGAGCACGGGGCTGGGTCTGGCCATCGTCCACAAGATCGTGGAGGCCCACGGAGGCGCCGTCGAGGCCCGCAACAACGACCCCGGTCCTGGTGCGACCTTCACCGTGAGGCTGCCGCTGAAAAAAGACTGAGGGAAGGAGGCGCAGGGGAGGATCATGCAAATCGGGCGCGCTTGCCAAGGGCTGGGAGAGCGGGGTAGGCTGAACGAAACCGAACGGGATGTGGGGGCGGACCAGCCGCCATGAAGAATCGAACGGTCGATGCCGACATTTTTAGGGACCTCGTGGAGAGCGCGGAAGACCTGATCGCGCTCTTCGACGCCGACGGCCGCTTCCTGACGGTGAACGCGGCGGGGGTGGCCTTCCTGGGGTGCTCCGATCCGGAGGAGGTGGTGGGGCGGCCCCTTTCCGACTTTCTGCATCCGAAGTACCGGGAAGAGTGGCGGCCGGTGGTGGAGCGCGTCCTTCGCGAGGGACGTGCGGAAAGCCTGGTCTGCGTGAAGACCGCCAAAGGGGATACGCGACTGCTCTCGTGCCTGAGCACGCGCAAGGAAGTGGCCCCGTCCGGTTTCCTGGTCCGAACGACGGCGCGGGACGTGTCCCGGTTCAAGCGGGCCGAAAGCGCCCTGATGGAGGGGGTCCGCAGTTACCGCGCGCTCTTCGACGCCGTGAGCGACGCTCTGTACGTGCAGGACCGGGAGGGGCGCTTTCTCGACGTGAATCGGGGCGCGGTGGCCATGTACGGCTACGCGAGGGAGGAGTTCCTCGGGCGCACGCCCGACTTCCTCTCGGCTCCGGGACGGAACGACCTGGAGGCGCTCAAGCACCGCCTCCGTGCGGCCTTTGCGGGCCAGACGCAGGTCTTCGAGTGGTGGGGGATTCGGAAGAACGGCGAGGTCTTTCCCAAAGAGGTGGTTCTCAACCCCGCGGTGTACTTCGGACAGGAGGCGGTCATCGCGTCGGCCCGCGACGTGACCCTGCGTCACAGGTCGGAAGAGGCCCTTCGCCGCAGCCGGGAGTTCGTGGACCGCCTCCTGGAGACCTCGCCCGTGGGGATCACCGTCGTGGACCGTTCGGGCCAGATCACCTTCGCGAACGCGGCGGCCGAACGCATCCTGGGCCTGAACCGCTCCGCCATCGCATCACGCCGGTACGACGCTCCCGAATGGCAGATCACGGCGCCCGACGGGGGGCCCTTCCCCGCGGAGGAACTGCCCTTCCTGAAGGTCATGCGGACCGGGGAGGCGGTCACCGACGTGCGCCACGCCGTCATCCATCCCGACGGCCGCCGCGCCGTCCTGTCCATCAACGCGGCCCCCCTCAAGGAGCCCTCGCGGGAGGTCGTGGGCATGGTGGCGGCCCTGAGCGACGTCACCCAGGGGGAAGAGATCCTGGCCGAACTGCGCGAGGCCCGCGAACGCCTCGCCAACCTCTTCGAAAACGTCCGCCACGTGTACTTCTCGGTGGAGATGCCCTCCTGGAGAATGTTGCAGATCTCTTCCGCCTTCGAGCGCGTGTTCGGAGTTCCGTGGTACGACGCCTGGGGAAGGCCCGGTCTGTGGATGGAGCGGGTCCAACTCGAAGATCGGGAGGCCGTGAAAGCCTACCGCATAGGTTTGGGGAAGGGGGAATCGGCCGACGCCGTCTACCGGATTCTGCGGGAGGATGGGGAAGTCCGCTGGCTCCACGAGCGGGCCGTGCCGGTGAAGGACGAGAGAGGCCGCATCCTCCGCCTGGACGGCATCGTCGAGGACGTTACCGAGGGAGTCCGCCTGCGGGAGCTGGAGTCGCGCGCCCAGGAGGCGGAGGTGGTGCGCCTCCTTTCCCGGGGCCTCGCCCACGAAGTGCGCAACCCGCTCTTCGCCATCCAGTTGAACCTCAAGCTCGTGGAACGGTACCTGAGAGACGACCCCGAAGGCCGGACGGCCATGGGCCATGTCGCCTCCCACGTGGCGCGACTCAATGACGTCATGCGGGACGTGATCGAATTGGGGCGCCCCTCCCTGAGCGGGCGCGAGCTCTTCGCGCCCGGGGACGCCCTCCTCGCCGCCCTGGAGGCCCTGGAAGGGGAGTTCCCCGAGCCCTGCCGCCGGCTCAGGGTGAGCCTTCCTCCCTGCGAAGGGCGGGCCGCGGGCGAGCCGGCCAAAATCGTCCGGGCCCTCGAGCACCTGCTGCGCAACGCCTTCGAGTCAGGCGGCCCCCCCGAGGCCGTGACGGTCGCGTGCCGGTGCGGCGACCGTTGCGAGATCCGCATCCAGGACGCGGGAGGGGGGATCCCCGAAGCGGTCCAAGCCTCCCTGTTCAACCCCTTCGTCACCACCAAGGTGGGCCACAGGGGGCTCGGTCTGGCTTTGGCCCGCCATTTCGTGGACCTGCACGGAGGATACCTGACGGCCTGTGGACTGGCCGATCGTTCGGGCGCCCTCCTGACCCTGGTCCTCCCCCTCGGAGAGGCCGCATCCGAACGGTCAGGCGCGGACGGAAGCCCGGCGGAACCTGGAAACCGATCCCCCGATACATAGGCTCAAGTGCTCGAAGAAACCCTCGAATCCTCCGCCGAAACGGCGGAACGGGGGCGTGCCCGCCCCCCTCCGGACCCGCGCGGCGGAAACGGTCAATCCCTGCAGACGATGTGGCAGTCGGGGCAGTAGCAGACGCAGTGGAGGGCTCCCCACTCGCACTGGCGGCAGGTTCCGCAGGCGCAACAGAATTCCAAGGGCGGCATGTCCGGATCGGGGGGAAGCACGACGGACACGTTGAAGTCCTGAAGGGAGGTCGAGATCACCCCCAGCGCCCGGGGACCGCTTTCGGTAAGGACCGTGAGGGCCACGCGGTCGTCGCCCTCGGGAAGGGCCTCCCGCGTGCACAGGAGGGGCAGGGGCACGCCGAGGGGGCCGCTCCCGCGGACCCGGGCCGCCGGGAAGGGCGGCTCGATAGGCTCGGTATAAACGGCCAGCAGGGTGTGGCTGGGCTCGGCGTAGATCTCCACGCCGGTGATGGCCCATTCCGGGTGGGTCTGGACGTCCTCGAATTGGGTGATGGCCATCTGCACGCAGTAGAGGCCATCGTCCATCTGCCGGCCCGCCACGGCTACCCCGCCCGGCTTTTCGGGCAGTTTGAGGGGGATCTCGGGAAGAGCCCCCGCAAAGGTCACGCCCGCCGCCGCCCACAACGCCACGCCCAGGCCCCACGCCTTCTTCATGGCCGCCTCCTCGTCGAGATCAAGCTTCTTTTCGCCTCAAGGGGCACCTGCTTTTCGGGAGGGACACTACGCACCTCCCCCTCGGCCTCAATATAGGCTTCTGACCGTCGCCCTTCCAGGGGGCCTCCCGCTCCCGCGGCGCCCCACCCGTGCTAGGATGGCCCCACGGAGGGAAGGCCGCATTCACGGGCGCTTTCCCAGGGGGCGCGGTCCCATGGCGGTCCAGGCGGTCCTTCGAGTGGCGCGACGCGCCGGGTCCCGACGGCTCGGCGGCCTGCTGGCTGCGGGGGGGGCTCTGGCCCTCGCCTCCGTCCTGCTCGCCTACGGACGGCAGCACGCCTCTTCCGTGCTGGACCTCTGGGCCCTCCGCCTGGAGACGGTGGCCGCCGAAGGGGCTTCGGGGGCGGGCAGGGTCCTGGACCGGTGGGAGGCCGACGCCGTTCAGCTGGCCGGTATGCAGCCCCTCGCCCAGGTGCTGGGGGGGCCGGCGAGGGCCACTACACGGCAGATGGAAAGCGCCGGGACGATTCTGGACATGCCCCGCCGCGGGTACGGCTACGAAGGGGCCCTCCTTCTCGACCCCCGCGGGGCCCTGGTTTTCGCGAGCCCGGCGGAACTCGCCACAGAGGACCTGTTGAACGCGGTGCGGCAGGCGTCGGAGGCGGGGCGCCCCCGGGTCCTCTGCCAGGGTCCCTCGGGCAGGTCCCTCATCGCCTGTCCCGCGCCCGTCCGTGAACCCTCCGGAGAGGAGGGGCCCGCGGTCCGCCTCGGCACGGCGGTTCTCCTGGCCGACCCTGCCAGGGCGCTCTTTCCGGCCCTCTGGCGAACGGCGGCCATCGTTCCGCCCGCCCGCGTGGCCCTCGCCGAAGTGACGCCGGAAGCCGTAATCGTCCTCGGCCGCATGGGTCCGGAGGAGCCGTGGGAGACCGAAGGCCCGATCCCGGGAAAGGAGGCCCGCCGGCTTCTCCCGCCCTCGGGCCCCGACATGAGGGGCTGGGGGCAGACGGTGTACGCCGTGGGGAGACCCATCGCGGGCACCCCGTGGTCCTGCGTGGCGTACGTCGGGCGGAGCGAAATCCTGAGAGAGAGTCGGATGCAATGGGCCGCCGGCGCGGCCGCGGCCTTCGCCCTCTATCTGTGCATTCTCTTCGTCCTGTACGCGCTGTCGCATCGCCGGGAGATGGCCCACCTGCGGCGTCTGGCCGAGACCGAGCGCCGCCACGCCACCCTTCTATCCAATCTCCCCGGCATCGCCTACCGGTGCGCCAACGATCCCCAGTGGACGATGGAGTTCGTGAGCGAGGGCTGCCTGGACCTCACGGGTTACTTGGCAAAACAACTCGTCGGGAACGCGGAAGTGGCCTTCGGAGATTTGATCCATCCGGAGGACCGAAATCAGGTATGGGAGGGCATCCAGGAGGCTTTGCGGTCGGACAGGCGCTTCACCTTGGCCTACCGGATCCGGACGCGGGACGGGCGGATCAAATACGTCTGGGAGCAAGGAACCGGACTGCGGGGGCCCTCCGGTCAGGTGGAAGCCCTGGAGGGGTTTATCACGGACGTGAGCCCCAAGGTGGAGGCCGAGGAACGTCTGCGGACCGCCCAAGAGGAGCTCGGAAGGGCGCGCGCCCTGGAAGCCGTCGGCCTTGTCGCCGGCGGCGTGGCCCACGAAGTGCGCAACCCCCTCATGGCCATCGAGGCCCTGGTCGCGGGGTTGGAGAAGAAGACCCGGGGTCTGGCGGACCTGTCCGAATTTCATCAGCACTTGAGCGAACAGGTGCGGCGGTTGAAAGCCCTGATGAACGACCTCCTGCTCCTCGGCAAGCCCCTCCAATCCTCCGAATTCAAGGCGGCCTCCCTCAACGAGATCCTTCGCCAGGCCGTGGAGCAGGCGGTCTTGGGGCGGAGCTGTGGGGCGGGCGCCGTCGAGATCCAGGTGGTCCCCGGAGACCTCAAGATCCACGGAGCCCCGCTTCGCCTCCAGCAGGTATTCGTCAATCTGATTCAAAACGCCCTGCACTTCTCGCCGGACGGTGCCCCGATTCGGGTGAAGGCGGTGTCGGAGGGCGACCAGGTCGTCGTGACCGTGGAGGACCGCGGATCGGGCATCGCCCCCGAGGTCATGCCCCGCCTCTTCGAGCCCTTTTCCAGCGGAAGAAAAGGGGGGACCGGTTTGGGTCTGGCCATCGCGAAGAGGACCGTGGAAGCCCATGGCGGCATTCTCTCCGCGGCCAACAATACTCGAGACCCCGGAGCCACGTTCGTAGTTCGGCTCCCTCTGGACGGGGAACCCGAAAAGGCCACGCCCGAGCCGGTCCGGCCGAAAATTTCCCGGGAAGGCCTCCCATGAGCCGCGGCTGAACCCCGCACCCTCGCGGCCCGGAACACGGGCGCCGCTTCCTGCCCACTGGACCGTCTTGTGGTTCCCCCGAGCGATGGGGGAGAATGGCCATCGCATTGGAGCGTATACGGTGAGCGAGGAGCGGAAGCCTTCGGTCCTGGTCGTGGACGACGACCCTTCCGTCAGGCAGGGCCTGGCGGCCCTCCTGAGGGGGGCGGGCTACGAGGCTTCCGAAGCGGACTCGGGGGAGGCCTGCCTGGAGGCCTGCCTCGAGCGTCCCCACGACCTAGTGGTTCTCGACGTGAAGCTGCCCGGGCTCTCGGGCCGGGAGGTCTGCCGAGCCCTCAAGGCATCCCCGCGCTACGGGAACCCTCTCGTCATGCACATTTCGGCGGTGTTCACCTCCTGGACCCACGCGGCCCAGGCCCTCGAAGAGGACGCCGACGACTACCTCACCCACCCGTTGGAGCCGCGCACCTTCCTGGCCCGGGTCAAGGCCCTGCTGAGGCTCCGGTATGCCGAGGACACCCTCTACGCCGAACTCGGCAAGAGGGCGGAACTCGAGGCCATCGTCAACCGGAGCCCGGTGGTGGCCGTGGTCTGGCGCGCCCAGCCGGGGTGGCCCGTGGCCTACGTTTCGGAGAACATCCGGCAGTTCGGGTACGAGGCGCGCGAGTTCATGGAGGAGGGCCTGCCCTTCCAGGTCCTGGTCCACCCCGAAGACCTCGGGCGGGTGACGGCGGAGCTCGAGGCACTTCGGGCCGCAGACAAGGAGGAGTACTCCCAGCACTACCGGATTCTGACCCGCCAAGGAGAGGTCCGTTTCATCGAGGATCGAACCGTTGTGAGGCGGGACGCCGACGGGGTGGTGCGGTTCCACGAGGGGCTCCTCCAGGACGTGACGGAGCGGCTCCGCCTGGAGGAGGAGCGCCTGGACGCGGAGACCCGCGCCCGGACCCTTCAGACCCTGTGGCGCCTGACCCAGGGGCTGGCCCACGAGATCCGGAACCCCCTCTTCGCCATCCAGGTCAACGTCGCCGCCCTCGAAAAGTCGCTCAGCGAGGGGCTGGAGGAGCAGCGAGCCCTGCGCTTCATCAAGGAGCACGTTTCCCGGTTGGCTTCCCTCATGCGCGACGTGATGGAATTGGGCCACGTCCCCTCACCCGACGAATTCGTGGAAGTGGACCTGGGGCAGGCGATCCGGGAAGCCGTCGGGCAACTGGATTCGGTCCATCCCGGGACCCCTTCCAGGGTGTCCCTTCCCCGGGAATTCCCGTCCGTGAGGGGGATCCCGAACCGGCTGGTGATGGCGTTCTACCACCTGCTCAAGAACGCCGAGGAGGCGCGCCCGGGAGGGGAAATCCGAGTCTCGTTCTCGAAGGAGGCGGAACGGATCCGGGTGCGGGTCGAGGACGAAGGGGAGGGCATCCCGCACCACCTCAAAGCCACGCTCTTCGAGCCCTTCGTGACGAGCAAGACCGGACAGCGGGGGCTCGGCCTCACGCTGGCCCGCCATTACGTCGAACTGCACGGGGGAACCATCGAGGGAGCGGACCGCGATCCCCCGCCGGGGTCGGTCTTCACCGTCACGCTGCCCGTCCATCGGCGGGCCGGGTAAGGAACTCCAGGATCGAAGCCGCCTCACCCCTCGGGCTTGAGCATCCCTTGGAGAACGGCTTTTCGCTCCAGGGCCGCGTTCAGGCGCTCGCAGAGCTTCTCCACCGCGGCGGGCTTCAGGAGATAATCCACGGCACCCCGGTCCATGGCCTCTATGGCCGTGTCCATTTCGGCGTGGCCCGTCAGGAGGATCACGGGAACCACGGGGAAGTCCCTCCGGATGTGCTCCAGCGTCGTCAGGCCGTCCATTCCCGGCATGCGCTGGTCCAACACGACGACGTCGAACTCCCTCTCCGCCATGCGTTTCAGGGCGGCCGCTCCGTCCTCCGCCGTCTCCACTTCGTAGTCCCTGGCCCCCAGCACCTTGGCCATGGACTTGAGAAAGACGGGCTCGTCGTCCACGAGAAGCACCCGGCACTTCGCCATGGCGGGACCCTCCCCCGGCGCCATCATAGGTCCGGGGCCCCGCTTCGTCCAGGGCTCCCGGGCGGGCTCTTCGGGCCCGCGGCGCTGCGGGGAGCCGCCATGGCCCTCTCCAGGCCGTAATCCTCCTCCAGGAAGGCGTTCACGACGCGCTCCACCCACGCTTCGGACTCCATGGCGGCGTCCATCTGGCGCATGAACTGGAGGAGGCGGCCGATCCGGTCCAAGGTGGAGAGGAGGACCTCCCGGGGCTGCTTCTGGTAGTGGGCGTCCACGAGGTCGTTGACGGACCGGACGGTGAAGCCGAGGGCCTTCAAGATCTCGGCGATGGCTCGAACGCGCCGCTCCCGGCGTGGCCGGTCGGCGGCGCCGCCCTTGAACCGGAACGAAATGTAGTTCTCGTTGAGGAAGTCCCCGCAGTAGGCGTCCACGGCGCTGAAGTGGTACCCCACCCGGGCCGCCAGGTTGAGGTACCGGTCGGAGACGAGGACGTAGCAAGGTTCGCGAAGGGATGCATCCCCATCCGGCGCGGTGACGCCGTGGCGGAGGACCACTTGAAAGAAGCCCCTGGCCGAGAGGGCGCGCGGCCCGCCCCGAGGGATCCCGCGGTGGAGCATCCCGTCGAGCAGGGACGCGAAGAGAGGGGAGGCCACGTCGGAGCGGCGGACACGGCGGGCGCCTTTGGGTGAAGTGAGGCCCCCCCCGAGGTCGATGACGTACAGGTCCACGGGAAGGAAAACGTCCAGGAGCGGCGCCTGACGGCTTGCGTCCCCCACGAGGCGGTTGATCCCGAACATCTCCTCGAAGAGCTTCTCGTGGCAGTACCGGGCGACGTCGTGGACGGTGGAGCAGGCCAGGGGGGTGAAGCCCGGCGACCGTGGATCGGTCAGGGAGAGGGGGACGATGTAGCTCGAGACCTCCGACAGCAGCCGGAAGCCCGCGCCTCCGGGACGCGACGCGCGGTCGGGCCTCTCCGTCAGCACCTCCTCCACCCGCCCGGCATAGATGGCTCTCGCGCCGGCGTCCACCGTGACCACGTCGCCTTCGGCGAGCCTGTCCAGAGCATGGGGGACGCCCAGGAGGGTGGGAACCCCGATTTCCCTCGCGAGGGAGGCCATGTGGCCCGCCACGCTGCCCACCTCCGTGACCACCGCCGAAGCCCGGCGCAGGGCCCGGACGTAGGAAGGCGAGGAATGGGCGGAGACCAGCACGGCTCCTTGCGGAAAGGAGACGAGGTCCGTCTCGGGGGTCACGCGGGCCACCGGCCCCGAGCCCGCCCCGGGTACGGCCGTCTCCCCGCCCTCCAAGATCGGCCGCGTCCCCTCCGGCGGAGGGCGGGTGGGGCGAACGGGTTGGGGGAAGACCAGTGGACGGGCCTGGAGGATCCAGAGCCCGCCTTCCCGGTCCCGTGCCCATTCCACATCCTGGGGCGTGCCGAAGTGATCCTCCATGCGGACGACCCAGGTCGCCAGCGTGGCGGCTTCGCGGTCCGACAAGAGGGGGGGCGAATTGGCGGCCCTGGCTCCGGGGACGAGACGGCGGTCGACGACGCCCGAGGTTCGATGGACGGTGCACTCCTCGGGAACGGCCCGTCCCTCGACCAGTGCGACCCCGAGGCCTCGCACGGCGTGGAGGGCCACGTCGGTCGATGCCGGATCAAGGGGATCCCGGGAATAGGCCACTCCCGCGCAATCCGCCTCGACCATGGCCATGACCCCCACCGCCACGTCGAGGTCCCTCTCCTCGACGCCGAAGGCGCGGCGGTAGGAGATCCCACGCGGCTCGTACAGGCTGGCGACCACTCGCCGGTAGGCGTCGAGCAGGTCGGGAGGGGCCACGTCCAGGAGGGTGTCGAATTGTCCGGCGAAGGAGAGTTCCGAGTCTTCCATCAGGGCGCTGGACCGCACGGCGACCCGAAAGGAAGGGGCGACGGTCCGAAGGAGGTCGGAATGGGCCTCGAGGATGGCCTTCTCGACCGCGCGGGGGATGTCCGCCGCCATGAGTTGGGCCCTCAGGCCGCGCGCCGCCAGATCCATCTCCTCGTCCCCGCCCGCCGCTCCCGATTGGAGGAAGAGGTCCGCGCCCACCGCCGATTCCACCACCGCGCGGTAGGCCCGGGTCGTCACGACGAACCCTTCGGGCACGGGCAGGCCCAGAACGTTCTTGACTTCGCCCAGGTTGGCCATCTTGTGGCCCACCCAGGGCGCGAGGCTCCGATGGAGGCGACCAAGGGGCAGGACCCACTCCCTGGCTTCCGGGGGCTCCGCGGCGCTTCCGAAGCAGGCGTCCAGGCGCCGCTCGATTCGCTTGAGGGCAAGCCGGAGCGAAGGGTACCGGTCGTCGGAAAGACCGTTCAAGGCGTTGACCATTCTCTGGGCGGCCGTGAGGGAGGCCACGGCCTTCGCCTTCAACGATGTCGGTCCGGTCATCCTGCGCTCTTGAAGGCGCGTCTCCAGGTCGGCGATGAGGGCGAGGATTTCGTTGTTGGCGGAAAGCGCGTCGCGAAACTGGAGGTATCGGAGGCGCAGGGATTCCAGCCGGGACTCGAAGGAGGGGACCTTCTCGAGGAGGCCGATGATCTCCAGAAATTCCACAAAAAGGGAGACCGCTCGCCGGACCCCATGTCGGTGCGGCCGGTGGGACTTGGGGTTGGGCGAGCTCGCTTTCATGGCGGCGGTTCCGAGGGCGGGCCGCTCCTGGCTTCCTCGATGGTCCTCACGATTTCCTCGAGGGTGCAGGGTTTCGTGAGGTAGGCGAAGGCGCCGAGTCGCAGGCCCTCCTGTTCCGTGGACTTGAGGAGGTGGCCCGTCAGGATCACCACGGGGACCTCGGGGGCGAGGCGCTTGATTTCCCTCAGCGTGTCGATTCCCTGCAAGCCCGGCATCTTGAGGTCGAGGAGGACGACGTCCACGCCTCCCCTCAAGACCACGCGCAGGGCCTGGGCCCCGTCGGGGGCCGTCTCCACCTCGTATCCCCTCCGGGCGAGGATCTTCCGCATGGTCTCGGTGAAATCCCGCTCGTCGTCCGCCAGGAGGATCTTCGGGGCCATGGGAGGTCTCCTCGCACAGGATAGGACCGGTGGGCCGGTCCCGTCATCAGCGGCCTTCCGAGGGGGGGGAGAGGGGGATGGTCAGCGTGAAGGTCGTCCCCTCGCCCACGCGGCTCTCCACCTCGAGGTCACCTCCCATCTGGTGGGCCAGCCCGTAGCAAACGGCCAGGCCGAGCCCCGTGCCCTTTCCCACGGGTTTGGTCGTGAAAAAAGGCTCGAAGATGCGCGGGAGGTTCTCCGGAGGGATGCCGCACCCCGTGTCACGGAGGGTCACCTTCAGAACCCGCCCCCGGATCCGGCTTGAAAGGAAGATGGTTCCGCCACGGCCCTCCATGGAGTCCACGGCGTTGTTGAGCAGGTTCACGAGGATCTGCTGGATTTTCGAGGGGGAGGTGAGCAATGGAGGGGCTTCCTGAAGATCCGTCACGAAGGCGATGTTCTCGGCCCTCGCGCGGTGCTGGATCATCTCGATCATGTCCTGGAGGAGCGCGTTCACGTCCGTGGAGACCTGCTCGGTCTCCACCTTGCGCGAAAACTTGAGGAGGTCGTGGGTGATGCGGCGGCACCGCTCCACTTGATCGCCGATCTTCCGGGCCGAGTCGATGACCTCGGGGACATCCTCGGCGCGCACTCCGCCCGGCGTCACGAGGTCCAGGATCCACGTCTTGAGGGTCTCGATGATCCCGAGAGGGTTGTTGATTTCGTGGGCGACTCCCGCGGCCATCTCGCCGATGGCCGCGAGCCTGGAGGTGGCAAGCAGCTGGCGATTGAGGGCCTCCTTCTCCTCGTCGGCTCGCTTGACGTATCGGACCAGATTGCGGGAGATGACCAGGGCCGCCGTCGACACCCCGAGGAGTCCGGCGAGGGTGACGGCGACCCAGAT from Acidobacteriota bacterium includes:
- a CDS encoding cobalamin-dependent protein (Presence of a B(12) (cobalamin)-binding domain implies dependence on cobalamin itself, in one of its several forms, or in some unusual lineages, dependence on a cobalamin-like analog.), translating into MSEVMVRAGDRLSALTETLAGEAVERQYGRRPDLLARWGEQGKSRCREDAVSHLSYLAQALRVEEPSLFSDYLAWVKVLFRSLQIPDGDLMENLRILKELVQESLSFEEARAAGEILDEGMRAFPGLSGESPCFLEGSDDLVGTARRYLDFLLAGDRRGAVSLILEAAEGGVPIRNLYLSVFQPVQREIGRLWQTGKITVAQEHFCTAATQLAMSQLYPRLFTGERKGRRLLAACVSGELHEIGLRMVADFFEMEGWDTYFMGASTPAEGLIRTLEEQDIHVLAISATITPHVDRVKNLVEKVRAHPYGRKVRILVGGHPFNEAPGLWRKLGADGSATTASGAVQTALSLLS
- a CDS encoding PAS domain S-box protein codes for the protein MKNRTVDADIFRDLVESAEDLIALFDADGRFLTVNAAGVAFLGCSDPEEVVGRPLSDFLHPKYREEWRPVVERVLREGRAESLVCVKTAKGDTRLLSCLSTRKEVAPSGFLVRTTARDVSRFKRAESALMEGVRSYRALFDAVSDALYVQDREGRFLDVNRGAVAMYGYAREEFLGRTPDFLSAPGRNDLEALKHRLRAAFAGQTQVFEWWGIRKNGEVFPKEVVLNPAVYFGQEAVIASARDVTLRHRSEEALRRSREFVDRLLETSPVGITVVDRSGQITFANAAAERILGLNRSAIASRRYDAPEWQITAPDGGPFPAEELPFLKVMRTGEAVTDVRHAVIHPDGRRAVLSINAAPLKEPSREVVGMVAALSDVTQGEEILAELREARERLANLFENVRHVYFSVEMPSWRMLQISSAFERVFGVPWYDAWGRPGLWMERVQLEDREAVKAYRIGLGKGESADAVYRILREDGEVRWLHERAVPVKDERGRILRLDGIVEDVTEGVRLRELESRAQEAEVVRLLSRGLAHEVRNPLFAIQLNLKLVERYLRDDPEGRTAMGHVASHVARLNDVMRDVIELGRPSLSGRELFAPGDALLAALEALEGEFPEPCRRLRVSLPPCEGRAAGEPAKIVRALEHLLRNAFESGGPPEAVTVACRCGDRCEIRIQDAGGGIPEAVQASLFNPFVTTKVGHRGLGLALARHFVDLHGGYLTACGLADRSGALLTLVLPLGEAASERSGADGSPAEPGNRSPDT
- a CDS encoding HAMP domain-containing sensor histidine kinase: MTTHGAAWGWELNVPLACGLSPLYFAGWKAGEGYVLVASLSRRGLARRGESLLAEAPPEGYLVALALAGEAVRETARAAGDSFIYDDLTRLNNELADLQREVARKNAELLRLNEEKNRFLGMAAHDLRGPLSTILAYSRFLLEEDPPPEEEERRAFLKTIQGVSRLMLVLVEDLLDVAKIEAGRLDLNCEPTDLALLTAGCCAQQNALSAGKGVRIEVEAGRGLPLLDLDRPRFSQVLHNLLSNAVKFSHPGSLVVVSLQREGDFVVLAVRDRGVGIPVQDLDRLFRPFGRTGAKAPGGEKSTGLGLAIVHKIVEAHGGAVEARNNDPGPGATFTVRLPLKKD
- a CDS encoding PAS domain-containing sensor histidine kinase, which encodes MAVQAVLRVARRAGSRRLGGLLAAGGALALASVLLAYGRQHASSVLDLWALRLETVAAEGASGAGRVLDRWEADAVQLAGMQPLAQVLGGPARATTRQMESAGTILDMPRRGYGYEGALLLDPRGALVFASPAELATEDLLNAVRQASEAGRPRVLCQGPSGRSLIACPAPVREPSGEEGPAVRLGTAVLLADPARALFPALWRTAAIVPPARVALAEVTPEAVIVLGRMGPEEPWETEGPIPGKEARRLLPPSGPDMRGWGQTVYAVGRPIAGTPWSCVAYVGRSEILRESRMQWAAGAAAAFALYLCILFVLYALSHRREMAHLRRLAETERRHATLLSNLPGIAYRCANDPQWTMEFVSEGCLDLTGYLAKQLVGNAEVAFGDLIHPEDRNQVWEGIQEALRSDRRFTLAYRIRTRDGRIKYVWEQGTGLRGPSGQVEALEGFITDVSPKVEAEERLRTAQEELGRARALEAVGLVAGGVAHEVRNPLMAIEALVAGLEKKTRGLADLSEFHQHLSEQVRRLKALMNDLLLLGKPLQSSEFKAASLNEILRQAVEQAVLGRSCGAGAVEIQVVPGDLKIHGAPLRLQQVFVNLIQNALHFSPDGAPIRVKAVSEGDQVVVTVEDRGSGIAPEVMPRLFEPFSSGRKGGTGLGLAIAKRTVEAHGGILSAANNTRDPGATFVVRLPLDGEPEKATPEPVRPKISREGLP